The region TCTCGAGCTCTTCGTGCTGCGAGACGGGGTCCACCCGTCGCGGGTCCTGACCGCGGCCGCGGAAGCCGGGGACCTCGCCGCCCTGATGGCCAGCTACCGTCCCCAGACCCCGCGCTATGCCCGGCTGACGCGGGCGCTCGCCCATTACCGGGAGCTCGCGCGCGGCGGCGGCTGGCAGCCGATCCCCGAGGGTCACTCGCTGAAGCCCGGGATGACCGATCCCAGGGTCGGCCTGCTGCGCGAGCGCCTCAGGCTCTGGGGCGACCTGGCGCCGGACGACGACATGGCGGGCGCCGGCGGCGATCCCGATTTCTTCGACGAGCAGCTCGCCGAGGCGGTCGAGCGCATGCAGTACCGCCACGGCCTCGGGGTCGACGCCGCCGTCGGTCCAAAGACCCTGGCGGCCCTCAACGTGCCGGTCGAGGCCCGGATCGAGCAGATGGTCCTCAACCTGGAGCGCCGGCGCTGGATGCCCGACGACCTGGGCCAGCGCTACATCTTCGTCAATCTCGCCGACTTCTCGCTCAAGCTGGTCGACGAGCCCAAGACGCTGCTGGCGCAGCGCGTCGTGATCGGCAAGACCTTCCACATGACGCCGGTCTTCAGCGACGAGATGACCTACCTGGAGATCAACCCCTTCTGGCACGTGCCGCCGAGCATCGCCCGCCGCTCGATCCTGCCGAAGATCAAGCGCGACGTTAACTATCTGGCGGACAACAAGTTCACGCTTTTCAGCGACTGGAGCGGCGACGCCACCGTGGTCGACCCCAAGACGGTCGACTGGTCGGACTACACCGGCCGCTTCCCCTACAAGCTGCGGCAGGGCTCGGGCGACGGCAACGCGCTCGGCCGGATCAAGTTCATGTTCCCGAACCGCTTCAGCGTCTACCTGCACGGCACCCCGGCGAAATCCCTGTTCGAGAAGTCCCAGCGGGACTTCAGCTCGGGCTGTGTCCGGGTCGAGGACCCCCCGGGCCTCGCCGCTGGGGTTCTCTCCGGCGAGCCGGACTGGTCGCTGGAACAGATCCAGGCGGCCATCGATTCCGGTAAGCGGCGGGTCGTGACGCTCCCCGAGCCCCTGCCGGTGCACATCAGCTACCTGACGGCCTGGGTGAACAAAGACGGCAGCGTTCACTTCCGCCGGGACATCTACCAGCGCGACCGCCTGCTGGCCGAGGCCTTGCTCGGGCCGCGCGCGACGCGGATCAGCTATTGATAACCGGCGGTGCCGGCCGCTCCCGGAGATTGCACGCGGGCGTCGCGCGCTGTATCTAGGGGCGAATCGTCATGTTGGTTAAGAGGCATTATGGTTAATCAAGCAGTACCGATGAGCGGCCAGACCGGCCCGAACCTCCTGCCGTCGCGCCGGCGGTTCCTGTTCCACGTCGGCGCCGGCGCCGCAGCCGCCGCGACCGTCGGCCTCGTGCCCGCCGGGAGCGCCCTGGCCGCCCGGCTCGGCCTGCCGCCGGAGCGCAGCCTCTCGTTCCGCTCGCTGCATACCGGCGAGCGGCTGACGGCCCGCTACGTCCGTGGCGGCCAGCACGACGCCGAGGGTCTGGCCGCGATCGACCATATCCTGCGCGACTGGCGCACGGGTGAGGTGTACCGCATGGACCGGGGGGTCCTCGACCTGCTCTACGCGGTGCGGCGCCGGCTCGACAGCGACGCGCCGATCGAGATCATCTCCGCCTACCGCTCGCCCAAGACCAACGCCAAGCTGGCCGGCCGCAGCGGCGGGGTCGCCAAGCGGAGCCTCCACATGCGCGGCATGGCGATCGATTTCCGCCTGCCCGAGCGCGATCTCGCGGCGGTTCACCGGACGGCCCTCGACATGAAGGCGGGCGGCGTCGGGCTCTACACCCGCTCCGGCTTCCTGCACGTCGACACCGGCCGGGTCCGCCGCTGGGGCAGCTAGAGCGGATCTGCTCCAGCGGGCTGATTCGGGCGCCCGCGGCCTTTCCGTGGCGGGCCTGCCGCGCTATTCTCCAGCCTCTTGGGATGGACAGCCTTTTGTTGGGGGAGGCCGCGCCATGACGGGCGGAGCGCAGGGTCCGCGGACCCTGTTCGACAAGATCTGGGACAGCCACGTGGTGGACCGTCAGGAAGACGGTACCTGCCTGCTCTACATCGACCGCCACCTGGTCCACGAGGTGACCTCGCCCCAGGCCTTCGAGGGCCTGCGACTGGCCGGGCGGACGGTGCGCCGGCCCCAGGCGACCCTGGCCGTACCGGACCACAACGTGCCGACCAGCGACCGCAGCCAGGGCATCGACGACGAGCAGAGCCGGATCCAGGTCGAGACCCTGCAGAAGAACTGCGCCGAATTCGGCGTGCCGATCTTCGACATGGACGACATCCGCCAGGGCATCGTCCACATCATCGGGCCCGAGCAGGGCTTCACCCTGCCGGGCATGACCATCGTCTGCGGCGATTCCCACACCTCGACCCACGGCGCCTTCGGCTCGCTGGCCTTCGGCATCGGCACCTCCGAGGTCGAGCACGTGCTGGCGACCCAGACCCTTATCCAGAAGCCGGCCCGCAACATGCGTATCACGGTCGACGGCGCGCTGCCCACCGGCATCACCGGCAAGGATCTGGTGCTGGCAATCATCGGCAAGATCGGCACGGCCGGCGGCACCGGCCACGTGATCGAGTACGCCGGCCAGGCGATCCGCGACCTCTCGATGGAAGGCCGCATGACGGTCTGCAACATGTCGATCGAGGGCGGCGCCCGCGCCGGCCTGATCGCCCCCGACGAGACCACCTTCGAGTACCTCATGGGCCGGCCCATGGCGCCCAAGGCCGGGGCCTGGGAGCAGGCGGTGACTGCCTGGCGCGCCCTGCCATCCGATCCGGGCGCGGCCTACGACAAGGAGGTCACGCTCTCGACCGCCGAGATCGAGCCCCAGGTCACCTGGGGCACCAGCCCGGAGGACGTGCTGCCGATATCGGCCGCGGTGCCCGGCCCCGAGGCGGCACCCGACGAGAACAAGGCCCAGGCCATCGAGCGTTCGCTCGCCTACATGGGCCTCGCCTCCGGGACCCCGCTCAAGGAGATCGCGATCGACAAGGTCTTCATCGGCTCCTGCACCAACGGCCGGATCGAGGACCTTCGCGCCGTGGCCCGGGTCGCCGAGGGCCGCAAGGTGGCCGAGGGCGTGCACGCCATGATCGTGCCGGGCTCGGGCCTGGTGAAGGAGCAGGCCGAGTCCGAGGGCCTGGACCGGATCTTCGCCGAGGCCGGCTTCGACTGGCGCGAGCCGGGCTGCTCCATGTGTCTCGCCATGAACGCCGACAAGCTGAAGCCCGGCGAGCGCTGCGCCTCGACCTCGAACCGCAACTTCGAGGGCCGCCAGGGCCCGGGCGGCCGGACCCATCTGATGAGCCCGGCCATGGCCGCGGCGGCGGCGGTGACCGGCCGCCTCGCCGACGTGCGCGAGATCCTGGGGTAGGCGCCATGGCGCAGCCGATCATCCTCAAGCCCGACCAGCCGGAAGCGGAAGAGAGCGCGCCGGAGCTGACGGTGCGCGACCGCCGGACCGGCAAGCTGCGCAGCGTGCGCGGCGTGGTCTGGACCCTGGAGGCGCCCGAGCCGCGCCGGCGCCTCGAGCTCTGGGAGCGCGACCAGCGGCGCGGCGGCCTGACCAAGGTGCTGTCCTGGCAGGACCGCCGGGAAACGCCGCGCTGGGGCGAGCGCGATCCCGAAGAGGTCGACCTGGAGCTGCTCACCGCCTATTGGATGGGGTACTAGGAGGTACCGGGATGGACAAGTTCACGACCCTGACGGCCGTGGCCGCGCCTCTGCCGATGGTCAACGTCGACACCGACAAGATCATCCCGGCGCGCTACCTCAAGACGATCAAGCGCAGCGGCCTGGGCGAGGGCCTGTTCCGCGACCTGCGCTACGGGAAGGACGGCGAGAAGACCGACTTCGTGCTCAACCAGCCGGCCTACGAGAAGGCCCAGGTCCTGGTGGTCGGCGACAACTTCGGCTGCGGCTCGTCGCGCGAGCACGCGCCCTGGGCACTGCTCGACTTCGGCATCCGCTGCGTGATCGGCACCTCCTTCGCCGACATCTTCCACAACAACTGCTTCAAGAACGGGATCCTGCCGATCGTTCTTCCCAAGGAAGAGGTCGACAAGCTGATGGACGACGCCGAGCGCGGCGCCAACGCGACCATCACGGTCGACCTCGAGTCCCAGACCATCCAGGGCCCGGACGGCGGCACGATCCGTTTCGAGGTCGACCCTTGGCGCAAGCACTGCCTGCTGAACGGCCTCGACGACATCGGCCTGACCCTGGCGAAGGCCTCGGCCATCGACGCCTTCGAGGCCAAGCAGCAGCAGACCGAGCCCTGGCTCCAGCGGTAGCAACTTCCAAGGACGAGGCTAGCTGGCACCATCACCCTTCGACAGGCTCAGGGTGAGGGGGAGATGTTTCAGCATTTACCCTCATCCTGAGCTTGTCGAAGGATGACCGTGATCAAATGCTCCAGGCTGTTTCAGCTCTGTTAGAGCAAGTCTGGGTCTGACGGCATCGCCAGACGCAATTGATCAAACCCGGTAGCTCCGCTCCAGATTGGGAGCGGCTGATCTTGCGCCGCCCCGTCGTTTGGGCTACCCGAAACGCCGCGTAAGGCCGGAAGAAACCAAGGGGGGAGGCGCGCCATGCCGTCGAACAGAAGAGTCCTGCTGCTGCCCGGAGACGGCATCGGCCCGGAGTGCGTTGCCCAGGTGACCCGCGTCCTCGACTGGATGGGCGCCGAGGGCCTGGCTGGTTTCGACATCGAGGAGGACCTGGTCGGCGGCGCCGCGATCGACGCCCACGGCGTGCCCCTGGCCGACGCGACCCTGGACAAGGCCATGGCCGCCGACGCCGTGCTGCTCGGCGCGGTCGGCGGGCCGAAGTGGGACGGCCTGCCCTTCGAGATCAAGCCGGAGCGCGGCCTCCTGAAGCTGCGTAAAGAGATGGAGCTCTTCGCCAACCTGCGCCCTGCGCTCTGCTTCGAGGCCCTGGTCTCGGCCTCGACCCTGAAGCCGGAGATCGTGCAGGGCCTCGACATCATGATCGTCCGCGAGCTGACCGGCGGCATCTACTTCGGCGAGCCGCGCGGCATCGAGACCTTGCCGGACGGCTCGCGGCGCGGCGTCAACACCCAAACCTACACCACCGGCGAGATCCACCGGGTCGCCCGGGTCGCCTTCGAGCTGGCCGCCAAGCGCGACCGGCGGGTCTGCTCCGTGGAGAAGGCCAACGTCATGGAGTCGGGCGTGCTCTGGCGCGAGGAGGTGCAGAAGCTGCACGACGCCGACTACGCCGACATCGCGCTCTCCCACATGTACGCTGACAACTGCGCCATGCAGCTGGTGCGCGATCCCAAGCAGTTCGACGTGATCGTGACCGACAACCTGTTCGGCGACCTGCTGTCCGACGCGGCGGCCATGCTGACCGGCTCGCTCGGCATGCTGCCCTCGGCCTCGCTCGGCGCGGCCGACGCGGAAGGCAACCGCAAGGCGCTCTACGAGCCGGTCCACGGCAGCGCGCCCGACATCGCGGGACAGGACAAGGCCAATCCGCTGGCCTGCCTGCTCAGTCTCGCCATGATGCTGCGCTATTCCTTCGACGACGCGCGCGGGGCGGACTTGGTCGAGGGCGCGGTCGCCCGCGTGCTCGACCGGGGCCTGCGCACCGCCGACATCATGCAGGACGGCATGACCCAGGTCTCGACCGGCGCGATGGGCAACGCGGTGCTCGAGGAGCTTGGTTCACGGACGCGCTAAAGCAGATCCGTCGCGGCGGGTGACGTCGCCTCACAAGCCCTTGATTGGACTTCCCCTGGGGAAACCCCATTTGAGCTTAGTCTCTTCGGGATAAGAGGGTCGAGAGAACGAGAGCCCTCGGTGGCCATCGCAGCCCGCCCGGGCGGCGATCTGGCGGTCAGCCCTCCGCCGGCGCTGCCGCCCTCGAAGAACAGCTCCAAAGCCTCTCTGCGTTTTGGTAAACGCAATGGGCCGCCCCGTAACGGGCGGCCCCTTCTTCATCGTCTTCTAAAGTTCACACTGCCTCGAGTTGCACCGGGGGCCGGGAGCACTTAAGTTGGGGGTTCTGTTCCTCAAACGCGGGAGTCCCCGGAATGCTCAAGTATGCCCTGGTTGCAGCGGCTGTCATCGGCTTCACCGCCCCGGCCCTCGCCTGCAGCGGATCCATGAAAACGGCTAGCACCAGCAGCCTCGAGGTTGCCCAGACCGATCAGGCGACCAAGCCTCTGCCGCAGACTCAACGGCCCCAGGGCCGCACCCAGTAGAGCCTTGTTCCGGGCGACGCCCAGCGCGCGCCCGCATGCTTGAGCGCCGCCGCCGGCAAGCCGGCTGCGGCGCTTGAATTTTGCGCGGAGAGGGCGTACCTCCTAGCCTCCTTAATCGGATTGGGGCGGAGAGTTCCATGGGCTACAGAGTTGCCGTCGCCGGCGCGACGGGAGCGGTCGGACGCGAGATCCTGACCACGCTCTCGGAGCGGGCCTTTCCGGCGGACGACGTGATCGCACTGGCGTCGGAGCGTTCGGCCGGCGCCACCGTGTCGTTCGGCGAGGACGACGAGCTCAAAGTCCAGAACCTCTCGACCTTCGACTTCAAGGGCACCGACATCCTGCTCTCCTCGCCCGGGGCCAAGGTCTCGGCCGAGCAGGCGCCGCGCGCCGCCAAGGCCGGCGCCGTGGTGATCGACAACACCTCGCAGTTCCGCATGGACCCGGAGGTTCCCCTGGTGGTGCCCGAGGTCAATCCCGACGACATCGCGGGCTACACCCGCCGCCACATCATCGCCAATCCGAACTGCTCGACCATCCAGATGGTGACGGCCCTGAAGCCGCTGCACGACCTGGCGCGCATCAATCGGGTCGTGGTGGCGACCTACCAGTCGGTCTCGGGCTCCGGCAAGGACGCCATGGACGAGCTGTTCAATCAGACCCGCGGGATCTACGTGAACGAGCCGGTCCGCCCGGAACAGTTCACCAAGCAGATCGCCTTCAACGTGATTCCCCACATCGACGTCTTCATGGACGACGGCTCGACCAAGGAAGAGTGGAAGATGGTGGTCGAGACCAAGAAGATCCTCGACCCGGCGATCAAGATCAGCGCCACCTGCGTGCGCGTGCCGGTCTTCATCGGCCACGCCGAGGCGGTCAACCTGGAATTCGAGAACCCGATCGAGGTCGAGGAGGCGCGCGACGCCCTGCGCGCCGCGCCGGGCGTCACGGTGATCGACCACCGGCTCGACGAGGGCTACGTCACCCCAGCCGAGTGCGCCGGCGAGGACGCGGTCTTCGTCAGCCGCATCCGCAGCGACCCGACGGTCGAGCACGGCCTCGCGCTCTGGGTCGTCTCGGACAACCTGCGCAAGGGCGCGGCGCTCAACGCCGTGCAGATCGCCGAGAAGCTGACCAGCGACTACCTTAACTGATCCGCTCTCGGCTCGAAATCCGCCGGGACCGAGGTGAGATGCGCCGGGCAGCGCCGGCAGTCTGAGCTGCCGAATCCCGGGACCGGGACGCCCGCGCCTCTGACCGCCAGAACCCGCCTTAGCAATGCGCACTCCTGGCCCCCGGGCACGCCGGCCAGGACGGTCACGCGGCCGGCCGACGTCAGGTGGTCGATATGCCAGCGCAACGCCTTGTCCGGGCGCAGGTGGCGGCCGATCCGCGCCCGCAGACCGCCCGGTCCATAGGCGCTGCCACAGTAGGCGTAACGGCCGGGGGCGAGCACCACGGCGCTGCGCGCCTTGAGATCGAGCGCGAGCTCCCGCGTCAGGTCGATGACCAGAACGTAGGCGCCCGGTTCCCGGGGCAGGCGGCAGAGTTCTCGGCTGGGGACGATCATCGGCACGCCGGATTTCAACAAACCGGTCGGTGGTGTATCAAGCTTGCATCTTAGGTCGATTCGGCGCGGAGGTGGGCCATGTCGCTACTCGGACAAGCCGCCGTCTTTCTCGGTGCGGCGGTCGTCGCCGTCCCGATCTCCAAGCGGCTCGGGCTGGGTTCCGTGCTGGGCTACCTCGCGGCCGGCGCGGTCATCGGCCCCTGGGGGCTGAAGCTGATCAGCGACGTCGACTCGATCCTGCACTTCGCCGAGCTCGGCGTCGTCCTGCTGCTGTTCATCATCGGACTGGAGCTGCAGCCGAACCGCCTCTGGGTCATGCGCAAGTCGGTCTTCGGCTACGGCGGCCTCCAGGTCGGCCTCTCCGCCCTCGTGATCGGCGGGGTCGGCGCGCTCTTCGGCTGGCCGTGGCAGACGTCGGTGATCGCCGGCCTGGCGCTGGCCCTCTCCTCGACCGCCTTCGCCCTCCAGATCCTCGCCGAGCGCAGCGAGCTGACCACCCGTTACGGCCGGACCGCCTTCTCGATCCTGCTGTTCCAGGATATGGCGGCGATCCCGCTGATCGCTGTCGTGCCGGTGCTCGGCGCCGACATCGCCGACGAGCTGGACCGTTCGCTCCTGTTCGAGATGCTCGCCGTCGTCGGTGTCCTGGCCGCCGTGATCATCGTCGGCCACTTCCTTCTGCGTCACGTCCTGCGCATCGTCGCCTGGACCCGCATCCGCGAGGTCTTCACTGCGATGACCCTGCTGACCGTGATCGGCACCGCACTGATCGTCTATCAGGTCGGGCTGTCCATGGCGCTGGGCGCCTTCATCGCCGGCGTGCTGCTCGCCGAGTCCGAGTATCGCCATGAGCTGGAGGCCAACATCGAGCCCTTCAAGGGTCTGCTGCTCGGCCTCTTCTTCATCGCCGTCGGCATGTACATCGACTTCGGCCTGGCGGCGGAGAAACCTTTGACCATCCTCGCCGTGGCCTTGGGGCTGACCGCGCTGAAGTTCGCGATCCTCTTCGGACTTGGCAAGTGGGTCGGCCTGAACAGCGAGGGCGCGCGCCATCTCGCCATCTCGATCTCCCAGGGCGGCGAGTTCGCCTTCGTGGTCTTCGCGCTGGCGGTGCAGACCGGCGTCATCGATCGGGACCTCGTCAGCCTGCTGGTCTTGGGCGTGATCGTGTCGATGATCCTGACGCCGCTGCTCTACCTGTTCGACGACAAGGTCCTGCGCAAGACCGCCGAAGCGGCCGACCCCGGTGACTACGAGATTCCAGACGGCGAGGAGAACCAGGTGATCATCGCCGGCTTCGGCCGCTTCGGCCAGATCATCGCGCGCATTTTGCGGGCGAAGCACATCGGCTTCACGGCGCTGGAGATCAGCCAGCAGCAGGTCGACTTCGTCAAGAAGTACGGCAACAAGGTCTACTACGGCGACCCCGCGCGCCTCGACCTGCTGCACGCCGCCAAGGCCGACAAGGCCGTGATCTTCGTCCTGGCGGTCGACGACGTGAAAGACTCCCTGGCGACCGCCGAGACCGTCCGGCGGCACTTCCCCCATCTCAAGATCTTCGCGCGGGCGCGGGACCGCCGTCATGCGCTCAAGCTGATGGAGGCCGGGGCCCATGTCGTGATCCGCGAGACCTATCTCTCCAGTCTGGACGTGGCGCGTGGTGTGCTCGAGGAGCTTGGCCTCGACGACTACCAGGCGGAGAAGGCGATCAAGATGTTCCGGGCGCACGACGAGTCGCGCCTGGCGAGCCATCTGGGCGAGGACCACGACGAGGCGCGCCTGATCGATGCGGCCAAGCAGGCGGCGGCGGAGTTGGAGGAGATCTTCGCCGAGGACGCCGAGGCCGAACGGAAGCAGGGCTCGGTCGTCGATTAGGCGGCTAGAGCGGATCATGTTTTGACGGAAACGCTTCGCGGTTCCGGCAAAGACATGTGAATCCGCTCGATATCAACTTGTTAGAGCAGATGGACCGGGTTTGATGGATCGCCTCCGGCGATTCAGCCAAACCCGGATCTGCTCTAGTGACGGCATTCGTGGCCATTCAGCCGCTAAAGGGGCTAGAACTCGGATCGCGACTCGCGATAGACCTTAAGTGATGATCCAGTCCCTGGCGGCGCTCGGACGCCTTTTCCTCCAAAGCTCGCGCGATCTTGCCCCGATCGTTCTGGTGGTCGCCTTCTTTCAGATCGCGGTCCTGCAGCAGCCCTTCCCCGACCTGACTGAAACGCTGATCGGCCTGCTCTTCGTAACGACCGGCCTGACCCTCTTCATCAGGGGCTTGGAGATGGGCATCTTCCCGCTCGGCGAGACCATGGCCGAGGCCTTTGCGCGCCGGGGTGTGCTCGTCTCGCTTTTGGTATTCGCTTTTGCTCTCGGCTTCGGGACCACGGTGGCCGAGCCGGCCTTGATCGCCGTGACCGAGGAAGCAGCCGAGGTGGCGGCTGAAGCAAAAGCGATTCCGGCCAGCGAAGAATCCCAGGAAAACTATGCCGACGGCCTGCGGCTGACCGTGGCCATTTCCGTCGGCGTCTCTCTTGTGATCGGTGTGTTCAGGATCCTCAAGGGTTGGCCGATTCAGTTTTTCATCATCGGCGGCTACCTGCTCGTCGTGCCGATGACCTTCGTTGCGCCGGAAGAGATCGTCGGCGTGGCCTTCGATTCCGGCGGCGTCACCACCTCCACCGTAACGGTGCCGTTGGTCACCGCCCTGGGAGTCGGATTGGCTAGCGTACTGCGCGGCCGCAATCCCATGATCGACGGATTCGGGCTGATCGCCTTCGCGAGCCTGATGCCGATCATTTTCGTCCTGATCTACGGCATGGCGGTGCACGGATGAACGAAGGCTGGATAGTTGGCTTCGCGCAGTCGCTTTTCGAGACCGTCCTCGACGTCCTGCCGATCATTGTCATCCTGGTGGTATTCCAGGTGGCAGTGCTGCGGGCGCGCATCCCTCGGCTGAAGCGCGTCCTGCTCGGCTTCGTCTATGCCATCGTCGGCCTGGCGCTGTTTCTCGTGGGCCTGGAGAAGGCGCTCTTTCCGCTGGGCGAGGTCATGGCCCGGCAATTGACCAACCCGGAATTCGTCGGCAACGCGAGCGACGTCGCGGCCGGCCAGGTCGATTGGCGCGACTATGCCTGGGTCTACGTTTTCGCCGCCGCGATCGGCTTCGCCACCACGGTCGCCGAGCCCGCCCTGATCGCCGTCTCGATCAAGGCCAACGAGATTTCCGGCGGCAGCCTGAGCGCCTGGGGCCTCAGGCTGGCCGTCGCCGTCGGCGTCGCGGCCTCGATCGCGCTCGGCGCCTTCCGGATCATCACCGGCACGCCCCTCTACATCTACATGATCATCGGCTACCTTCTGGTCATCATCCAGACGGTCTTCGCCTCGCGCGCGATCATCCCGCTCGCCTACGATTCCGGCGGCGTGACGACCTCGACCGTGACCGTGCCCCTGGTCACCGCGCTCGGGCTCGGTCTCGCATCGACCATCCCGGGGCGCAGCGCTCTGATCGACGGTTTCGGACTGATCGCCCTCGCCAGCCTGTTTCCCATGATCACGGTCATGGTCTATGCCCAGATAACCGGCTGGCTCGCCGGCCGCCGCAAGCGCGCCGGGTCCGTCACTACAGAAGAATAGGAGCCCGAATGAAGTTCAAACTGATCGTGGCCCTGGTCACCGACGACCTGACCGACGCCGTCATCGACGCCGCGCGCGAGACCGGCGCGACCGGCTGCACGGTCATCACCTCCGCCCGCGGCGAGGGGCTCAAGCCCTCCAAGACCTTCCTCGGCCTGACCGTGGAGGGTTTGCGCGACGTGGTCCTGCTTCTGGTCGAGCAGCATCTCAGCCGGCACATCCTGGAGACGATCGCCAAGGCCGCGCGCTTCGAGGAGGTGCCGGGCAGCGGCATCGCCTTCCAGGTCGACATCGAAGACGCGGTGGGCCTGCGGTCTCAGATCTCCACCATCGAGAGCGAAATCGAGGATCAGATATGAGCGAAGACAGCTACCTCAAAGTCCGCGACGTCATGACGCCGTCGCCCCATATGATCGACGGCCTCGCCTCAGTCACCCATGCCATGGACGTCATGAAGCGCCACCAGGTCAGCTCCCTGGTTATCGACCGCCGGCACGACGGCGACGAATACGGCATCCTGGTCGTGCAGGACATCGCGGCTAAGGTGATCGGCGAAGACCGCTCGCCGGATCGAACGTCGGTCTACCAAATCATGTCGAAGCCGGTCATCGTCATGGACGCCGACATGAACATCAAGTACGCGATCCGCCTACTCGTGCGCTTCGGACTCTCGCGCGGATTGGTGCTCGAGCACGGCAAGGTGGTCGGGATCGTGACCATGCGGGACATGGTCTATCGCTATATACCGATGGACGCCGGTGACGATTCCTGACGCCGGAGATCCACGCTCGTCCACGGCCCCGGCCGAGCGCGCTTTGGATTCTCTACCAGAATCACGCAGTTGCGGGCAGAATCCTGCGATAACTCCTGGGGATTGTGCTTGATATGCTTGGACTAACTTCTTTATATACATAAGATAGACAACTAGAATTTCTTTGGGAGCGCCTCAACCCATGGTTTCTGCCAAGGGTCCCGTTCTCTTCAACGAGCTCCACCGCCTGGAAGCGCTGCGCGGCTACGAAATCCTCGATACGCCCCCCGAGCCGGCCTACGATTCGATCACCCGACTCGCCGCCACGGTCCTCGATGTCCCGATCGCACTGATCGTCCTGGTGGACGCGCAGCGGCAGTGGTTCAAGTCGCGCTACGGCCTCGGCGCCGACGAGACGCCGCGCGAGGTCTCGTTCTGCGCCCACGCGATCCTCGACGACAGCGTGATGCAGGTGCCCGATGCGACCAAGGACCCGCGCTTCGCCGACAACACGCTGGTCACCGGCGAGGTGAAGCTGCGGTTCTACGCAGGCGCACCGCTGATCTCGCCGCAGGGTTTCCGTCTGGGTACCCTCTGCGTCATCGACCGGAAGCCCCGGCCGCTCCTGAACGAAGAGCAGATAGCCCGGCTGACCGATCTCGCGAACCTCGCGATGAGCGAGCTGGAGCTGCACAAGCTGCGTCTCAGGCTGAAACGGG is a window of Kiloniellales bacterium DNA encoding:
- a CDS encoding monovalent cation:proton antiporter-2 (CPA2) family protein, with protein sequence MSLLGQAAVFLGAAVVAVPISKRLGLGSVLGYLAAGAVIGPWGLKLISDVDSILHFAELGVVLLLFIIGLELQPNRLWVMRKSVFGYGGLQVGLSALVIGGVGALFGWPWQTSVIAGLALALSSTAFALQILAERSELTTRYGRTAFSILLFQDMAAIPLIAVVPVLGADIADELDRSLLFEMLAVVGVLAAVIIVGHFLLRHVLRIVAWTRIREVFTAMTLLTVIGTALIVYQVGLSMALGAFIAGVLLAESEYRHELEANIEPFKGLLLGLFFIAVGMYIDFGLAAEKPLTILAVALGLTALKFAILFGLGKWVGLNSEGARHLAISISQGGEFAFVVFALAVQTGVIDRDLVSLLVLGVIVSMILTPLLYLFDDKVLRKTAEAADPGDYEIPDGEENQVIIAGFGRFGQIIARILRAKHIGFTALEISQQQVDFVKKYGNKVYYGDPARLDLLHAAKADKAVIFVLAVDDVKDSLATAETVRRHFPHLKIFARARDRRHALKLMEAGAHVVIRETYLSSLDVARGVLEELGLDDYQAEKAIKMFRAHDESRLASHLGEDHDEARLIDAAKQAAAELEEIFAEDAEAERKQGSVVD
- a CDS encoding DUF1538 domain-containing protein, producing MIQSLAALGRLFLQSSRDLAPIVLVVAFFQIAVLQQPFPDLTETLIGLLFVTTGLTLFIRGLEMGIFPLGETMAEAFARRGVLVSLLVFAFALGFGTTVAEPALIAVTEEAAEVAAEAKAIPASEESQENYADGLRLTVAISVGVSLVIGVFRILKGWPIQFFIIGGYLLVVPMTFVAPEEIVGVAFDSGGVTTSTVTVPLVTALGVGLASVLRGRNPMIDGFGLIAFASLMPIIFVLIYGMAVHG
- a CDS encoding DUF1538 domain-containing protein → MNEGWIVGFAQSLFETVLDVLPIIVILVVFQVAVLRARIPRLKRVLLGFVYAIVGLALFLVGLEKALFPLGEVMARQLTNPEFVGNASDVAAGQVDWRDYAWVYVFAAAIGFATTVAEPALIAVSIKANEISGGSLSAWGLRLAVAVGVAASIALGAFRIITGTPLYIYMIIGYLLVIIQTVFASRAIIPLAYDSGGVTTSTVTVPLVTALGLGLASTIPGRSALIDGFGLIALASLFPMITVMVYAQITGWLAGRRKRAGSVTTEE
- a CDS encoding P-II family nitrogen regulator is translated as MKFKLIVALVTDDLTDAVIDAARETGATGCTVITSARGEGLKPSKTFLGLTVEGLRDVVLLLVEQHLSRHILETIAKAARFEEVPGSGIAFQVDIEDAVGLRSQISTIESEIEDQI
- a CDS encoding CBS domain-containing protein; its protein translation is MSEDSYLKVRDVMTPSPHMIDGLASVTHAMDVMKRHQVSSLVIDRRHDGDEYGILVVQDIAAKVIGEDRSPDRTSVYQIMSKPVIVMDADMNIKYAIRLLVRFGLSRGLVLEHGKVVGIVTMRDMVYRYIPMDAGDDS